In a single window of the Desulfomicrobium apsheronum genome:
- a CDS encoding redox-sensing transcriptional repressor Rex, translating into MKSAHIPRATIQRLAVYVQVLETLLQEGDSVISSDGLARACGVNPSQIRKDLAYFGEFGVRGVGYYVQDLLTAIKQSLGIDRTWNVALVGVGNLGRALLRHGIFRRRGFILVGAFDCDPFKIGEEVAGLEVVCSRRLKEKVSELEIEIGIITTPPERAQRAANYLIEAGVRGIVNFAPARISVPENVAVEYVDFMHHIFSVAFNISINQAKGLS; encoded by the coding sequence TTGAAAAGCGCCCACATACCTCGCGCCACGATTCAGCGATTGGCTGTCTACGTACAAGTTTTGGAGACGCTCCTTCAAGAGGGCGATTCCGTCATATCTTCCGACGGCCTGGCCCGTGCTTGCGGCGTAAATCCTTCGCAGATTCGAAAAGATTTGGCTTATTTTGGTGAATTCGGCGTGCGAGGCGTTGGATATTATGTTCAGGATTTGCTGACCGCCATCAAACAGTCTCTTGGCATCGACCGGACATGGAATGTCGCGCTGGTCGGCGTCGGCAATCTGGGGCGGGCATTGCTCAGACACGGCATTTTCAGGCGTCGCGGGTTTATTCTCGTGGGAGCCTTTGATTGCGATCCCTTCAAGATTGGCGAGGAAGTCGCCGGTCTGGAGGTCGTCTGTTCGCGCAGGCTTAAAGAAAAAGTCAGCGAACTCGAGATTGAAATAGGAATCATCACCACTCCTCCCGAACGAGCCCAGCGTGCCGCCAATTACCTGATTGAAGCGGGCGTCCGGGGCATCGTGAATTTCGCGCCGGCCAGAATTTCGGTTCCGGAAAATGTTGCCGTTGAATACGTGGATTTCATGCACCATATTTTTTCCGTGGCCTTCAATATTTCCATAAATCAGGCCAAGGGCCTTTCCTAA
- the atpE gene encoding ATP synthase F0 subunit C has translation MRKGFLSVLATVALVAVASSAFAADAAPEVISTIAWAASLGMAIAAAGCGIAQGLAVKAACEGTARNPEASGKITVTMLIGLALIESLAIYALVVNLILLFANPFVG, from the coding sequence ATGCGTAAAGGTTTTCTGTCCGTACTGGCCACTGTCGCTCTGGTAGCTGTCGCTTCTTCCGCTTTCGCCGCTGACGCTGCTCCTGAAGTCATCTCCACCATCGCTTGGGCCGCTTCTTTGGGAATGGCCATTGCCGCTGCTGGTTGTGGCATCGCACAGGGTCTTGCCGTCAAGGCTGCTTGCGAAGGCACCGCCCGCAACCCCGAAGCTTCCGGCAAAATCACCGTGACCATGCTGATCGGTCTTGCTCTGATCGAATCCCTGGCCATCTACGCCTTGGTTGTTAACCTGATCCTGCTGTTCGCCAACCCCTTCGTTGGCTAA
- a CDS encoding AtpZ/AtpI family protein — protein sequence MVDAKLGGVVAPTSICDLLHERSGTAKTHRDEHMLFNRKNSKHFESLGIASVMGLQLVSGVVVGFAMGYYLDKYFGTKPWLTLIFLVFGIIAGYRNMFREMQRIQKKEAEADARNNAEKD from the coding sequence TTGGTTGACGCGAAGTTGGGGGGTGTGGTAGCCCCGACTTCGATTTGTGATTTATTGCACGAACGATCTGGGACAGCAAAAACCCATCGAGACGAACATATGCTCTTTAACAGGAAAAATTCCAAACATTTCGAGTCGCTGGGTATTGCTTCGGTGATGGGGCTTCAGCTGGTATCCGGGGTGGTAGTGGGCTTTGCCATGGGCTACTATCTCGACAAATATTTCGGAACAAAACCTTGGTTGACGCTGATTTTTTTGGTGTTCGGCATCATCGCCGGATACAGGAACATGTTTCGGGAAATGCAGCGCATCCAGAAGAAAGAAGCGGAAGCCGATGCTCGCAACAATGCAGAAAAAGATTGA
- a CDS encoding Lon protease family protein, producing the protein MKNIPELKARQLKIEPDPRKILRSNDIRDNTNAVCLFQPRARKALEMGLSIPGMEYNVYVAGEPGLGRTYLVENFLLPRAKEGTTPPDLVYLNNFDNPDKPLLVSLTPGQGKVLKENLQRVVKRLRRDLPRHFEQASYLRLQNKLFTKLALVRDDLMDRMDEAAQKKGFSLNIDDTGAVSLTPLVDGKVLSSEEFERLESSQKKVIKDQSSAVLNTIADLSRLVNKSEQEFRAKEVQLAQEHAASLVDRLLMPIHKKFAENKALKKYFDSFKEDILENLPHYQGRQEREPRTGPEQQGEGLSDSFFQRYDVNLFVDNSEVTGAPVVKEINPGFFNLLGCVERETEWGTYYTDFSLIKAGAVHRANGGFLILRVDDLLNHPAAWEGLLRCLRTKQSSLDDPTDHYDMLRTRTISPDPIPLALKVLLIGDDETYELLYMHDERFRKIFKLKAHIQDTVERTPESITGYAQALDRAGRESGLRGFTKDAFAELVNYSTRMAEDRERLSLHFSHLREIMIESNALANTQDKRVIDAVIVKQALEEREYRTNLYQEEFLREYDRKSIKVRTQGQGVGVANGLSVTQVGDYVMGLPHQISCTVGVGHGGIMDLEREAELGGPIHTKGMMILKSYFVNLFARNKPLVLTGSLCFEQSYAQVDGDSASGAELAALLSALSNVPIRLDLAFTGAISQSGAIMAVGGVTHKVEGFFEVCRRRGLTGQQGVLLPRDNIVHLVLRDNVLQAIKDRQFHIHPVSTIEEAMEFLTGKRAGERLKDGRFSQNSIYAAVDERLTELAVLAEKKCTMPRRKGIKKAGS; encoded by the coding sequence ATGAAAAACATCCCTGAACTCAAAGCCCGTCAACTCAAGATCGAGCCGGACCCACGCAAGATCCTGCGCAGCAACGATATCCGCGACAACACAAACGCCGTTTGCCTGTTCCAGCCCAGAGCCCGCAAGGCCCTGGAAATGGGGCTCTCCATTCCGGGCATGGAATACAATGTCTATGTCGCCGGAGAACCGGGACTTGGACGGACATATCTTGTCGAGAACTTTCTTCTCCCCCGGGCCAAGGAAGGAACGACGCCTCCAGACCTCGTCTATCTGAACAACTTCGACAATCCCGACAAGCCGCTCCTGGTCAGCCTGACGCCCGGTCAGGGCAAGGTTCTCAAAGAGAATCTGCAGCGCGTCGTCAAACGTCTTCGCCGCGACCTGCCGCGCCATTTCGAACAGGCCAGCTACCTTCGGCTCCAGAACAAACTCTTCACCAAGCTGGCCCTGGTGCGGGACGATCTGATGGACAGGATGGATGAAGCCGCCCAGAAAAAAGGATTCAGCCTGAACATCGACGACACCGGAGCGGTTTCACTAACGCCGCTGGTGGACGGCAAGGTCCTCAGTTCGGAAGAATTCGAACGTCTTGAGTCCTCCCAGAAGAAAGTCATCAAGGACCAGAGCAGCGCCGTGCTGAACACCATCGCGGACCTGTCACGGTTGGTCAATAAAAGCGAGCAGGAATTCCGGGCCAAGGAAGTGCAGTTGGCGCAAGAGCATGCCGCAAGCCTCGTGGACCGGCTGCTTATGCCCATCCACAAGAAATTCGCTGAAAACAAGGCGCTCAAGAAATATTTCGATTCCTTCAAGGAAGACATTCTTGAAAACCTTCCCCACTATCAGGGTCGGCAGGAGCGCGAACCCCGCACCGGGCCGGAACAGCAGGGGGAAGGCCTGTCGGACTCCTTTTTCCAGCGCTACGACGTCAACCTCTTTGTGGACAATTCCGAAGTCACCGGCGCGCCCGTGGTCAAGGAAATCAACCCCGGCTTTTTCAATCTTCTCGGCTGCGTGGAGCGTGAAACGGAATGGGGCACCTACTACACCGACTTCTCCCTGATCAAGGCCGGAGCGGTGCATCGCGCCAATGGCGGATTCCTCATCCTGCGCGTGGACGACCTCCTGAACCACCCCGCCGCCTGGGAAGGCCTGCTGCGCTGCCTACGCACCAAGCAATCGAGTCTGGACGACCCCACGGACCATTATGACATGCTGCGCACCCGCACCATCAGTCCGGACCCGATCCCGCTTGCCCTCAAGGTTCTGCTCATCGGTGACGACGAGACATACGAACTGCTCTACATGCATGACGAGCGGTTCCGGAAGATATTCAAGCTCAAGGCGCATATTCAGGACACCGTCGAGCGCACCCCCGAGTCCATCACCGGATATGCCCAGGCCCTGGATCGCGCCGGACGCGAATCCGGCCTTCGCGGATTCACGAAAGACGCCTTCGCGGAACTGGTGAACTACTCCACCCGCATGGCTGAAGACCGGGAGCGCCTGTCCCTGCATTTTTCGCATTTGCGCGAAATCATGATCGAATCCAATGCCCTGGCTAACACCCAGGACAAACGGGTCATCGACGCCGTCATCGTGAAGCAGGCCCTGGAGGAACGCGAATACAGGACCAACCTGTACCAGGAGGAGTTCCTGCGCGAATACGATCGCAAATCCATCAAGGTGCGCACCCAAGGGCAGGGAGTCGGCGTGGCCAACGGCCTGTCCGTGACGCAGGTCGGGGATTACGTCATGGGCCTGCCGCATCAGATATCCTGCACGGTGGGCGTGGGCCACGGCGGCATCATGGATCTGGAACGCGAAGCCGAGCTCGGCGGTCCGATCCACACCAAGGGCATGATGATCCTCAAAAGCTACTTCGTGAACCTGTTTGCCCGCAACAAGCCGCTCGTCCTGACCGGCAGCCTGTGCTTCGAGCAAAGCTACGCCCAGGTCGACGGGGACTCGGCGTCGGGCGCGGAACTTGCCGCCCTTCTCTCCGCCCTTTCAAACGTGCCGATCCGCCTCGATCTGGCCTTCACAGGGGCCATCTCCCAGTCGGGAGCGATCATGGCCGTGGGCGGGGTCACGCACAAGGTGGAAGGCTTTTTCGAGGTCTGCAGGCGACGCGGCCTCACCGGTCAGCAGGGTGTTTTGCTGCCCAGGGACAACATCGTGCATCTGGTGCTTCGGGACAATGTGCTGCAGGCCATAAAGGACCGGCAGTTTCATATCCACCCTGTGAGCACCATCGAGGAGGCCATGGAGTTTCTGACAGGCAAGAGAGCTGGAGAACGGCTGAAAGACGGTCGTTTTTCGCAAAACTCCATCTATGCGGCCGTAGACGAGAGGCTGACCGAACTTGCGGTCCTTGCGGAAAAGAAATGCACCATGCCCAGGCGAAAAGGCATAAAGAAAGCCGGATCCTGA
- a CDS encoding PD-(D/E)XK nuclease family protein codes for MSIRFSKSKLNTYLSCPRKYYLHYELGMRAKKASKTLIEGSAIHHIVESGLVYRQISDIAEESSRIFWEDNPFENCCYETEQEYISAQQLCLFQSKKFLEGLGPLPALRMETEYQCQLIHPLTGETREDISLLGYLDLLLIGEDGTPCLVDLKTVGKTPREGMSRVALEMSLYAYLYTQPFDSMEFSHYPVALVYLIRTKEPKVHWDESTRSLPHFVEIFNICSQVASSIERGCFWRNPGMHCSWCDQQSLCYMDEALALETFGEESWNLYLLDNARLEDELLGLYESRVVNF; via the coding sequence ATGAGTATTCGTTTTAGCAAATCAAAGCTGAATACATACCTTTCATGTCCTAGAAAATATTATCTACATTATGAACTAGGCATGAGAGCAAAGAAAGCATCCAAAACACTTATAGAAGGATCAGCTATACACCATATTGTCGAGTCAGGTCTCGTTTATCGCCAGATAAGTGACATTGCGGAAGAATCATCTCGAATCTTTTGGGAAGATAATCCATTTGAAAACTGTTGTTACGAAACAGAGCAGGAATATATCTCGGCACAGCAATTATGCCTGTTCCAATCCAAGAAATTCCTAGAAGGTCTTGGGCCACTGCCTGCGTTACGCATGGAGACGGAATATCAATGCCAGTTAATCCACCCACTCACGGGGGAAACTCGCGAAGATATTTCTCTCCTGGGCTATCTTGACCTACTGTTGATCGGTGAAGACGGAACTCCTTGCCTCGTGGATCTCAAGACCGTCGGGAAAACCCCCAGAGAGGGAATGTCTCGCGTTGCTCTTGAGATGAGTCTGTATGCGTATCTTTATACCCAGCCTTTCGATTCGATGGAGTTTAGCCACTACCCGGTGGCTCTTGTGTACTTGATCCGCACCAAAGAACCAAAAGTTCATTGGGACGAGTCAACACGATCCCTTCCACACTTTGTAGAAATTTTTAACATCTGCTCCCAAGTTGCTTCAAGCATCGAACGTGGCTGTTTCTGGAGAAATCCAGGAATGCATTGTTCATGGTGTGATCAGCAAAGTCTGTGCTATATGGACGAAGCTCTCGCATTAGAAACATTTGGCGAAGAATCGTGGAATTTATACCTACTTGATAACGCAAGGCTTGAAGACGAACTTCTCGGACTTTATGAGTCTCGCGTTGTCAATTTTTAG
- a CDS encoding ATP-binding protein, whose amino-acid sequence MFKKAQRKAAKLRLALVGPSGSGKTYSALMIAKGLEGRVALIDTERGSGELYSHLLNYDAAQLDPPFSPEKYINAIKAAEQAGYDIIILDSLSHAWTGEGGVLDMHDRVSKSVRNTFAAWREVTPQHNALVDAILGSTCHVIVTMRTKTAYEVTNENGKTKVAKVGLAPVQRDGVEYEFTVVMDLSVDGHVGTASKDRTGLFDGQHILPSEETGKSLKRWLEGDVSIVKTVQAESKPPAFKNAAGSFVLDRLYKLLQDLDLIDRLGDYNKYVCNRYDADDLESLPKEHVIEQLNLLQQCKGKPDHLKKLINILNQQQEAA is encoded by the coding sequence ATGTTCAAAAAAGCACAGAGGAAAGCTGCGAAACTAAGGCTGGCTCTAGTCGGCCCTAGTGGTAGCGGGAAAACATACTCTGCCCTCATGATTGCCAAAGGCCTTGAAGGACGTGTTGCGCTCATCGATACCGAAAGAGGTTCCGGAGAACTCTACTCTCACCTCTTGAATTACGATGCCGCTCAGCTCGATCCCCCCTTCTCACCTGAAAAATACATCAACGCCATCAAGGCGGCGGAACAGGCCGGCTATGACATTATCATACTCGACAGCCTGAGCCATGCATGGACAGGAGAAGGCGGCGTGCTCGACATGCATGACCGTGTCTCGAAGTCTGTCCGCAACACCTTTGCGGCTTGGCGTGAGGTCACTCCCCAGCATAACGCACTGGTCGATGCCATCCTTGGCTCAACCTGCCACGTCATTGTGACCATGCGGACCAAAACCGCCTACGAAGTCACAAACGAAAACGGGAAGACCAAAGTTGCCAAGGTCGGACTTGCCCCTGTCCAGCGCGACGGTGTCGAGTACGAATTCACCGTGGTCATGGACCTATCTGTCGATGGTCATGTCGGGACAGCCAGTAAAGACCGAACCGGTCTCTTCGATGGTCAGCACATTTTGCCCAGCGAAGAAACTGGGAAATCTTTGAAGCGCTGGCTCGAAGGAGATGTGTCTATCGTAAAAACAGTCCAAGCAGAAAGTAAACCACCCGCATTCAAAAACGCAGCTGGATCATTTGTCCTGGACCGTCTATACAAACTCCTTCAAGACCTAGACCTCATTGACCGTCTTGGCGATTACAACAAATACGTCTGCAATCGCTATGACGCTGATGATCTCGAAAGTCTCCCAAAAGAACATGTCATTGAACAGCTGAACTTACTTCAGCAGTGCAAAGGCAAACCTGATCACCTGAAAAAGTTGATCAATATTTTAAACCAGCAGCAAGAGGCTGCTTAA
- a CDS encoding TolC family protein: protein MKILKCGLCMFFFCFFSLPAWGVETLTMREAVEIGLKSNPSVLAAREALMASDYAVKSAKAAFGPSLGTAYGYTRLDERPQSFGVNVGTLDNWELTFNVHQPLFTGFNLLTTHEKAILQKEQVASQIDNVELRLIVAIQDAFLRLLQARENVRSAEDSLVRLRSQLKVNTAFYEVGLRPKLDMLQAEVDVATAEQVLLTAKNNEATLNAQLNTLLGKSVEADVAYVGELRYFPMPLTLEECLERAGRHRPDLRIARQSVMLAEKDKVLAAVPYYPQVAADFNYIRQGEDPLVHGGDYHTPSQWNAQVGMKWTFFEWGKTYYGEKQAEKNVSRLGQEYQNLENDASFEVKKSFLQIQAAEKRIAAARQGLIAAKESYRMAVARYEAQVGTNTDVLDAQSKQTLSEASLHEALSDYERSVAELYGAMGQRNPELLAQ, encoded by the coding sequence ATGAAAATATTGAAATGCGGTTTGTGCATGTTTTTCTTCTGTTTCTTTTCCTTGCCCGCCTGGGGCGTGGAGACCTTGACCATGCGGGAAGCCGTTGAGATCGGGCTGAAGTCGAATCCTTCGGTTCTGGCAGCGCGCGAGGCGCTTATGGCCTCGGACTATGCCGTCAAATCGGCCAAGGCGGCTTTTGGGCCATCCCTGGGCACGGCATACGGCTATACCCGCCTCGACGAGCGGCCGCAGTCCTTCGGGGTCAACGTCGGCACGCTGGATAACTGGGAACTCACCTTCAATGTGCACCAGCCGCTGTTTACCGGATTCAACCTGCTGACGACGCACGAAAAGGCCATCTTGCAGAAGGAGCAGGTCGCGTCGCAGATCGACAATGTGGAGCTGCGGCTCATCGTCGCCATCCAGGACGCTTTTCTGCGCTTGCTGCAGGCGCGGGAGAATGTACGTTCCGCCGAGGATTCTCTTGTCCGGTTGCGGTCGCAGCTTAAGGTTAATACCGCTTTCTACGAGGTGGGCCTGCGTCCCAAGCTTGACATGCTGCAGGCCGAGGTGGACGTGGCCACGGCCGAACAGGTGCTGCTGACCGCAAAAAACAACGAGGCGACGTTAAACGCCCAGCTGAACACGTTGCTCGGCAAGAGCGTGGAGGCGGATGTGGCGTATGTCGGGGAGTTGCGGTATTTCCCCATGCCGCTGACCCTGGAAGAATGCCTGGAGCGTGCGGGGCGGCATCGTCCGGATCTGCGCATTGCCCGCCAATCCGTCATGCTGGCCGAAAAGGACAAGGTGCTGGCGGCTGTGCCGTATTATCCGCAGGTGGCCGCCGACTTCAATTACATCCGCCAAGGGGAGGATCCCCTGGTGCACGGCGGAGACTACCATACGCCCAGCCAGTGGAATGCTCAGGTCGGGATGAAGTGGACCTTTTTTGAATGGGGAAAGACCTATTACGGGGAAAAGCAGGCGGAAAAAAATGTGAGCCGGCTGGGTCAGGAGTATCAGAATCTTGAGAACGACGCCTCGTTTGAGGTCAAGAAGAGCTTTTTGCAGATTCAAGCCGCCGAAAAACGCATAGCTGCCGCAAGACAGGGCCTGATCGCCGCCAAGGAGAGCTACCGCATGGCCGTGGCCAGATACGAGGCCCAGGTAGGTACCAACACGGATGTCCTTGATGCCCAATCCAAGCAGACGCTCAGCGAAGCCAGTCTGCACGAGGCCTTATCGGATTATGAGCGGTCCGTGGCCGAGCTTTATGGGGCAATGGGGCAGAGAAATCCGGAGCTGCTGGCGCAGTGA
- a CDS encoding tyrosine-type recombinase/integrase, whose translation MSVYFDEKRKVWRYDFVMNRVRYHASQFKTKSAAREAEADKRKEVKTLLKNPPPEKIDMGFLELVNRRLDYVQAYNSERHYSDLRYMAKRWVAEWGKKAADEITPEMVQKFILKRAKKSSHVGNKEIRFLRALFNHAKKWKWLKDNPTDGLPFLPVEKKLKYVPRPEDIEAIISLADPETQDYLNVIRFTMARMSEINRLTWDDVNLEERFVALYTRKKRGGHLTPRKVPMTEELFQILNRRFHEKVPDRPWVFWHRYFDRNQRNYVVGPYKDRKRIMTTLCKRANVKYFRYHALRHSGASILESLNVPIVSIQKILGHENRSTTEVYLHSMDGSERFAMEAFGQKLCHKSPTQSPTQ comes from the coding sequence ATGAGCGTTTATTTCGACGAGAAGAGAAAGGTATGGCGGTACGACTTTGTCATGAATCGAGTTCGGTATCACGCCAGCCAGTTCAAAACCAAGTCCGCAGCAAGAGAAGCGGAGGCGGACAAACGGAAGGAGGTGAAAACCCTGCTCAAGAACCCACCGCCCGAAAAAATCGACATGGGCTTCTTGGAGCTAGTGAATAGAAGGCTCGATTATGTCCAAGCCTACAACTCTGAGCGCCATTATTCTGACCTGAGGTACATGGCCAAACGGTGGGTTGCCGAATGGGGGAAGAAGGCTGCGGACGAAATCACTCCGGAGATGGTGCAGAAATTCATTCTGAAGCGAGCAAAAAAATCATCTCATGTAGGAAACAAGGAGATACGCTTTTTACGGGCACTCTTCAATCATGCAAAAAAATGGAAATGGCTGAAGGATAATCCGACTGACGGTTTGCCCTTTCTACCCGTGGAAAAAAAATTGAAGTATGTCCCTCGTCCTGAAGATATAGAAGCTATTATTTCCTTAGCTGATCCAGAAACGCAAGACTATCTCAATGTAATCAGGTTTACCATGGCTCGGATGAGTGAAATTAATCGGCTGACTTGGGATGATGTTAATTTAGAAGAGCGTTTTGTTGCGTTATATACCCGCAAAAAGAGGGGAGGGCATTTGACTCCAAGGAAAGTGCCGATGACTGAAGAATTGTTTCAGATTCTTAATCGTCGATTCCACGAGAAGGTGCCTGACAGACCTTGGGTATTTTGGCATAGATACTTCGATAGAAATCAAAGAAATTATGTTGTCGGGCCTTATAAAGACCGTAAGCGCATCATGACCACGCTGTGCAAAAGGGCAAACGTCAAGTATTTTAGATATCATGCTTTGCGGCATTCAGGGGCTTCTATTTTAGAAAGTCTCAATGTTCCAATCGTGAGCATTCAAAAAATTCTTGGCCATGAAAATAGAAGTACGACAGAGGTTTATCTGCACAGCATGGATGGCAGCGAGAGGTTTGCGATGGAGGCTTTTGGGCAAAAGCTGTGCCATAAAAGTCCCACCCAAAGTCCCACCCAATAA
- the prfA gene encoding peptide chain release factor 1, producing the protein MVDKLESLAAKYRELEREMSTPEIFQDQERYRKIAKKHAELDEIVKAFELYKTLLREMAENQELAKDPDPELCEMAQAEIVILKARIGEQERLLKQLLTPKDPLDEKNIILEIRAGTGGEEAALFVADIFRMYSRYAELHSWRVEVLSSSDTGTGGFKELIASVSGTNVYSKLKFESGAHRVQRVPATESQGRIHTSAITVAILPEAEEVDVKIEPTDIRVDVFRSSGPGGQSVNTTDSAIRITHLATGLVVICQDEKSQHKNKAKALKVLRSRLLQAAQDETKKAYDDNRKSQVGSGDRSERIRTYNYPQGRVTDHRINLTLYNLDQAMEGHIDDIIDGLVQHYQAEAMKES; encoded by the coding sequence ATGGTCGATAAATTAGAAAGTCTTGCGGCAAAGTACCGCGAACTTGAGCGCGAAATGAGTACTCCTGAGATTTTTCAGGATCAGGAGCGCTATCGAAAAATCGCCAAAAAGCATGCTGAGCTTGACGAGATCGTCAAGGCGTTCGAGCTTTACAAGACATTGCTTCGCGAGATGGCTGAAAATCAGGAGCTTGCCAAGGATCCGGATCCCGAGCTTTGCGAGATGGCCCAGGCGGAAATTGTCATTCTGAAAGCCAGGATCGGGGAGCAGGAGCGGTTGCTCAAGCAGCTTTTGACCCCCAAGGATCCCCTGGATGAGAAAAACATCATCCTTGAGATCCGTGCCGGTACCGGCGGGGAAGAGGCGGCTTTGTTTGTGGCCGATATCTTCAGGATGTATTCGCGCTATGCCGAATTGCATTCCTGGCGTGTGGAAGTCTTGAGCAGCAGTGACACAGGGACTGGCGGCTTCAAGGAACTTATTGCGTCCGTTTCCGGGACCAATGTTTACAGCAAGCTCAAGTTTGAGTCGGGTGCACATCGGGTCCAGCGTGTCCCGGCAACCGAAAGTCAGGGCCGTATTCACACGTCCGCCATCACAGTCGCGATTCTGCCGGAAGCTGAAGAAGTAGATGTGAAGATCGAACCGACCGATATCCGGGTGGATGTGTTCCGTTCTTCCGGTCCGGGCGGGCAGTCGGTCAACACGACCGACTCGGCCATTCGCATCACTCATCTCGCCACGGGTCTGGTCGTCATTTGTCAGGATGAGAAGTCGCAGCACAAGAACAAGGCCAAGGCACTCAAAGTGCTGCGTTCCCGTCTTCTTCAGGCTGCCCAGGATGAGACGAAGAAGGCCTATGACGACAATCGCAAGTCACAGGTGGGCTCGGGAGATCGTTCCGAGCGCATTCGCACCTACAATTATCCGCAGGGGCGTGTGACCGACCACCGCATCAACCTCACGCTTTACAATCTTGATCAGGCCATGGAGGGTCACATCGATGACATCATTGATGGTCTGGTTCAGCATTACCAAGCAGAAGCCATGAAAGAAAGCTGA
- the rpmE gene encoding 50S ribosomal protein L31, which yields MKKDLHPKVYETAVRCACGYEFTTKSTVGAELNVEICSHCHPFFTGEQRFIDSAGRIDRFRKKYASLAK from the coding sequence ATGAAGAAAGATTTGCATCCCAAGGTTTATGAAACTGCGGTACGTTGTGCCTGCGGATACGAGTTCACCACCAAGTCCACTGTTGGCGCGGAACTCAATGTTGAAATTTGTTCGCATTGCCATCCCTTTTTCACGGGTGAGCAGCGTTTTATCGATTCTGCCGGTCGTATCGACAGGTTCAGAAAGAAATACGCCAGCCTGGCAAAATAA
- the atpB gene encoding F0F1 ATP synthase subunit A, with product MAGDLHPIFLVEEVVKAIGLVDAHGHSLIPGQVLHAWVVMGVLIALGILATKKLSLVPKGLQNFFELLIESLENFVVANMGEDGRKVFPVLATLFIFILFSNYEGLVPGLDAPTANINTTLAMAVFVFVYYQYWGFKLHGFHYIHHFTGPVPWLAPLIFPIEVIGHFARMLSLSLRLFGNIKGEEIVLVLLFMLAPVVSTVPIYFLFMLLKVIQALVFFMLSMLYLKGAFEEAH from the coding sequence ATGGCAGGGGATTTACATCCAATTTTCTTAGTAGAGGAAGTAGTAAAAGCCATTGGTCTCGTGGACGCTCATGGTCACAGCTTGATACCGGGCCAAGTCCTCCACGCGTGGGTGGTCATGGGTGTGCTCATCGCTCTTGGCATATTGGCCACGAAAAAACTCTCCCTTGTTCCTAAAGGGTTGCAGAACTTTTTTGAGCTGCTCATCGAATCATTAGAGAACTTTGTCGTTGCCAACATGGGCGAAGACGGTCGAAAGGTCTTCCCGGTACTTGCGACCCTGTTTATTTTCATCCTGTTCAGCAACTACGAAGGTCTGGTGCCCGGCCTGGACGCTCCTACGGCGAACATCAACACCACTCTGGCCATGGCCGTGTTCGTGTTTGTGTACTACCAGTACTGGGGATTCAAGCTGCATGGATTTCACTACATCCATCACTTCACCGGACCTGTGCCGTGGCTTGCTCCGCTTATCTTTCCCATCGAGGTAATCGGGCATTTCGCACGCATGCTTTCGCTCTCTTTGCGACTTTTCGGAAACATCAAGGGTGAGGAAATCGTGCTGGTCCTGCTGTTCATGCTGGCTCCGGTCGTATCCACCGTTCCGATTTACTTCCTGTTCATGTTGTTGAAAGTCATCCAGGCTTTGGTCTTCTTCATGCTTTCCATGCTCTATCTGAAGGGCGCATTCGAAGAAGCGCACTAA